One genomic window of Desulfovibrionales bacterium includes the following:
- a CDS encoding ArsR family transcriptional regulator has protein sequence MKTRPKEPFVPPEKHDTTRQEIISVLRGRTLSAREISAEVRISEKEVVYHLEHIRMATQKSGEQLLIISATCKRCGFEFKKRERMSKPGKCPICRSQQIQEPFFSIS, from the coding sequence CCCGCCGGAAAAGCATGACACCACCCGGCAGGAAATAATTTCTGTTCTCAGGGGGCGAACCCTCTCAGCGCGGGAGATATCGGCAGAGGTAAGGATTTCTGAAAAAGAGGTTGTTTATCATCTGGAGCATATCCGGATGGCAACGCAGAAGAGCGGCGAGCAGTTGCTCATAATCTCTGCCACATGTAAAAGGTGCGGTTTTGAGTTCAAAAAGAGGGAGCGAATGAGTAAACCCGGCAAATGTCCGATCTGTCGTAGCCAACAGATTCAGGAGCCGTTTTTTTCCATTAGCTGA